From a region of the Oncorhynchus keta strain PuntledgeMale-10-30-2019 chromosome 13, Oket_V2, whole genome shotgun sequence genome:
- the LOC118392473 gene encoding insulin-like growth factor I isoform X3, with amino-acid sequence MSSGHFFQWHLCDVFKSAMCCVSCTHTLSLLLCVLTLTSAATGAGPETLCGAELVDTLQFVCGERGFYFSKPTGYGPSSRRSHNRGIVDECCFQSCELRRLEMYCAPVKSGKAARSVRAQRHTDMPRTPKKPLSGHSHTSCKEVHQKNSSRGNTGGRNYRM; translated from the exons ATGTCTAGCGGTCATTTCTTCCAGTGGCATTTATGTGATGTCTTCAAG AGTGCGATGTGCTGTGTCTCCTGTACCCACACCCTCTCACTGCTGCTGTGCGTCCTAACCCTGACTTCGGCGGCAACAGGGGCGGGGCCCGAGACCCTTTGTGGGGCGGAGCTGGTGGACACGCTGCAGtttgtgtgtggagagagaggattTTATTTCA GTAAACCAACGGGCTATGGCCCCAGTTCACGGCGGTCACATAACCGTGGTATTGTGGACGAGTGCTGCTTCCAGAGTTGCGAGCTGAGGCGGCTCGAAATGTACTGTGCCCCTGTCAAGTCTGGCAAGGCAGCTCGCTCTGTGCGCGCACAGCGCCACACAGACATGCCAAGAACACCTAAG AAACCTTTATCTGGGCATAGTCACACATCTTGCAAG GAGGTACATCAGAAGAACTCAAGTCGAGGAAACACAGGGGGAAGAAACTACCGAATGTAG
- the LOC118392473 gene encoding insulin-like growth factor I isoform X4 — protein sequence MSSGHFFQWHLCDVFKSAMCCVSCTHTLSLLLCVLTLTSAATGAGPETLCGAELVDTLQFVCGERGFYFSKPTGYGPSSRRSHNRGIVDECCFQSCELRRLEMYCAPVKSGKAARSVRAQRHTDMPRTPKEVHQKNSSRGNTGGRNYRM from the exons ATGTCTAGCGGTCATTTCTTCCAGTGGCATTTATGTGATGTCTTCAAG AGTGCGATGTGCTGTGTCTCCTGTACCCACACCCTCTCACTGCTGCTGTGCGTCCTAACCCTGACTTCGGCGGCAACAGGGGCGGGGCCCGAGACCCTTTGTGGGGCGGAGCTGGTGGACACGCTGCAGtttgtgtgtggagagagaggattTTATTTCA GTAAACCAACGGGCTATGGCCCCAGTTCACGGCGGTCACATAACCGTGGTATTGTGGACGAGTGCTGCTTCCAGAGTTGCGAGCTGAGGCGGCTCGAAATGTACTGTGCCCCTGTCAAGTCTGGCAAGGCAGCTCGCTCTGTGCGCGCACAGCGCCACACAGACATGCCAAGAACACCTAAG GAGGTACATCAGAAGAACTCAAGTCGAGGAAACACAGGGGGAAGAAACTACCGAATGTAG
- the LOC118392473 gene encoding insulin-like growth factor I isoform X2, which produces MSSGHFFQWHLCDVFKSAMCCVSCTHTLSLLLCVLTLTSAATGAGPETLCGAELVDTLQFVCGERGFYFSKPTGYGPSSRRSHNRGIVDECCFQSCELRRLEMYCAPVKSGKAARSVRAQRHTDMPRTPKVSTAVQNVDRGTERRTAQHPDKTKTKKEVHQKNSSRGNTGGRNYRM; this is translated from the exons ATGTCTAGCGGTCATTTCTTCCAGTGGCATTTATGTGATGTCTTCAAG AGTGCGATGTGCTGTGTCTCCTGTACCCACACCCTCTCACTGCTGCTGTGCGTCCTAACCCTGACTTCGGCGGCAACAGGGGCGGGGCCCGAGACCCTTTGTGGGGCGGAGCTGGTGGACACGCTGCAGtttgtgtgtggagagagaggattTTATTTCA GTAAACCAACGGGCTATGGCCCCAGTTCACGGCGGTCACATAACCGTGGTATTGTGGACGAGTGCTGCTTCCAGAGTTGCGAGCTGAGGCGGCTCGAAATGTACTGTGCCCCTGTCAAGTCTGGCAAGGCAGCTCGCTCTGTGCGCGCACAGCGCCACACAGACATGCCAAGAACACCTAAGGTTAGTACTGCAGTGCAAAACGTGGACAGAGGCACAGAGCGTAGGACAGCACAGCACCCAGACAAGACAAAAACCAAGAAG GAGGTACATCAGAAGAACTCAAGTCGAGGAAACACAGGGGGAAGAAACTACCGAATGTAG
- the LOC118392476 gene encoding pro-MCH 2-like isoform X2, giving the protein MISIYSVIFTLVLFSEFNTRSAVFAVQTGKLDEGRTEQESLRSILGEDMMSDNALAAPRFRRDLILDNGLDDGNTKIIILSDIGLKGHTRRGMNTAFSRALPVLPDQATDHSPAEYSLKVERREADLEMLRCMIGRVYRPCSQA; this is encoded by the exons ATGATCTCCATATACTCTGTTATATTCACATTGGTGCTGTTCTCTGAGTTTAATACCCGCTCGGCCGTCTTTGCTGTACAGACAGGCAAGCTGGACGAGGGTAGGACAGAGCAGGAGAGCCTGCGATCGATACTAGGTGAAGACATGATGAGCGACAATGCTCTGGCTGCCCCGAGGTTCAGACGGGACCTCATCCTGGACAACGGACTGGACGACGGCAACACAAAGATCATCATTCTTTCA GACATTGGACTGAAAGGGCACACCAGACGTGGCATGAACACAGCTTTCTCCCGAGCCCTTCCTGTCCTGCCCGACCAAGCCACAGATCACTCTCCTGCTGAATATAGCCTGAAAGTAGAGCGCAGGGAGGCCGACCTTGAGA TGCTGCGATGCATGATAGGACGAGTGTATCGACCCTGTTCGCAAGCATAA
- the LOC118392476 gene encoding uncharacterized protein LOC118392476 isoform X1, giving the protein MISIYSVIFTLVLFSEFNTRSAVFAVQTGKLDEGRTEQESLRSILGEDMMSDNALAAPRFRRDLILDNGLDDGNTKIIILSDIGLKGHTRRGMNTAFSRALPVLPDQATDHSPAEYSLKVERREADLESKYRPATSFYFFLLWFLYTFNRRH; this is encoded by the exons ATGATCTCCATATACTCTGTTATATTCACATTGGTGCTGTTCTCTGAGTTTAATACCCGCTCGGCCGTCTTTGCTGTACAGACAGGCAAGCTGGACGAGGGTAGGACAGAGCAGGAGAGCCTGCGATCGATACTAGGTGAAGACATGATGAGCGACAATGCTCTGGCTGCCCCGAGGTTCAGACGGGACCTCATCCTGGACAACGGACTGGACGACGGCAACACAAAGATCATCATTCTTTCA GACATTGGACTGAAAGGGCACACCAGACGTGGCATGAACACAGCTTTCTCCCGAGCCCTTCCTGTCCTGCCCGACCAAGCCACAGATCACTCTCCTGCTGAATATAGCCTGAAAGTAGAGCGCAGGGAGGCCGACCTTGAGAGTAAGTATCGACCAGCGACTTCCTTTTATTTTTTCCTTCTATGGTTCCTGTATACGTTCAATCGTAGGCATTAG
- the LOC118392473 gene encoding insulin-like growth factor I isoform X1 encodes MSSGHFFQWHLCDVFKSAMCCVSCTHTLSLLLCVLTLTSAATGAGPETLCGAELVDTLQFVCGERGFYFSKPTGYGPSSRRSHNRGIVDECCFQSCELRRLEMYCAPVKSGKAARSVRAQRHTDMPRTPKVSTAVQNVDRGTERRTAQHPDKTKTKKKPLSGHSHTSCKEVHQKNSSRGNTGGRNYRM; translated from the exons ATGTCTAGCGGTCATTTCTTCCAGTGGCATTTATGTGATGTCTTCAAG AGTGCGATGTGCTGTGTCTCCTGTACCCACACCCTCTCACTGCTGCTGTGCGTCCTAACCCTGACTTCGGCGGCAACAGGGGCGGGGCCCGAGACCCTTTGTGGGGCGGAGCTGGTGGACACGCTGCAGtttgtgtgtggagagagaggattTTATTTCA GTAAACCAACGGGCTATGGCCCCAGTTCACGGCGGTCACATAACCGTGGTATTGTGGACGAGTGCTGCTTCCAGAGTTGCGAGCTGAGGCGGCTCGAAATGTACTGTGCCCCTGTCAAGTCTGGCAAGGCAGCTCGCTCTGTGCGCGCACAGCGCCACACAGACATGCCAAGAACACCTAAGGTTAGTACTGCAGTGCAAAACGTGGACAGAGGCACAGAGCGTAGGACAGCACAGCACCCAGACAAGACAAAAACCAAGAAG AAACCTTTATCTGGGCATAGTCACACATCTTGCAAG GAGGTACATCAGAAGAACTCAAGTCGAGGAAACACAGGGGGAAGAAACTACCGAATGTAG